The stretch of DNA AATATTCCCAATGGCTCCCTACTACCCCTCTCCTCCTGCTCCACTCCCCACTCTCTTCCACTGCCCCCTCTGCCTTCTcccctcctctcactctctctccccgCTCTCACCTGCTCTACTCCCTCTACCTCTGGGATGTAGAACTGCAGCATGTTCTGGATTCCGCTGCGGAGGGTGACAATGGAGCTGGGGCAGCTGGTGCAGGAGCCCTGGAGCTTCAGCTTCACAATCCCCTCCTCAAACCCTCGATACAGCACATCCCCTCCGTCCTCCTGAACTGTGGGCCTGGGAGACGGAGCGGGGAGGGGGAAGAGAATGAGATCTATAtgcaaacctaaccctaacactaaaacAAACTGCACTTGTAACATTACGTGTAAATGCATGCTGAGATTGAAAGTGCTGTCGCCAAGGGCACCCTTGTAAAGGAGACTGTGCATCTCAAGGTTGAGTTTCGCTTACTTCTACTGCAAAATATTTAGCCATTCGCTTGGTGTTGAAACTACAGTCAGGTATCCGCCTCTAGATTCCCTGTCCAGGCAAAGACTGTATTGCTTGTTAAACGTGGAGCACTGTTTCAGTAGTGCAATGATTCTGATTATACCGTATCCTGCACAGGGTCGACTTCTCCACAGCCTTCGACTtgccaaagccacaacagaatagCCTCCTCCAGGCAAGGTGCGTTGCTAATTTGCTTTAACGATCTGTTAATTATTCCAGGCACTCTcaagccaaataaaaaaatgagagaaagataaaattaacattttgatcACACCTTGCAAAACCGAACTGCATACCTGATGCGGGTGTCTAAAAGCTCCTTTATCAGGGAGACGACCTCGTCATCTTCATCGGAGGGGGCtggggggtgagagagagagaatcaaagTGAACACACTGCATAGCAGGTCTGTGTTTCGATTTGAAAAatcctcatatgaggatgccatttgcTTCCCTCCATacaaagcaatatatttattacatgttCAAAACTGCTTTTCTTTCATGTAGCTTTCAATATTCCATGCATGAAAGAGTTATAGTATGAATGAAACATGTGAGTTTCAAGCCACGCCCTTTATCACACAAATATCCTAATTTACAGCTAATAAAGTTCAAACCTTATTCTTCATccttcaaggctttttttttttttttacctttgtgaTGGTGATGAAGTCACGTCCCAGAAAGACACTCTTTACTCCCTCGATTCTGAACAACTGCctgcaaagaaaacacacactttaCTGCATAATCTCACAGACTAGGTCTGCACCGCTTCCAAGAAAATGAGACCACGCAGCTTGCAGAAAGGAGGACGATGTTATAAGCCTtgtcactgaattttttttttgcttctcttCAATCCTTTTAGCGCATGCCGAATCTCTTATTTTCACGCATTGATAAAACCCTTtccttgtttgttgttttggttgtGCTGACTTGCACAGCCATGGAGACTCTGCAAGCTTGTTTgtgaagcaaaataataaaatcagccCTGTCACTAACGATCAGTTGCTCTTCTTGCTTTAAAATGCATCTACAAGCCAATAAAGGCATAGGAACAAGGAAGTGTTGGTCTGGTAGGGTGTACAAACATTTCCTTGCCAAACTGGTCTGAAATCTTATAAATCAGAACAATGCCAGACGCATTGTTTCAATGCAAATAATCAGCTCCAGATTCCTAGGCTCTTTCTCTGAATAAAAGAAACCCACATCGAGCTGCCAAGGGCACTTCAGACAAAACACTTCCTCCAAACAAACTCGACCAATAAAGACGTCCACTGGATTACAATAAAACGGCACTTGTCCATTCAGCGAGGAAGACTTTACGATTACCAGCGGGAAGCAAATCAGCCATTCTAAATGGAATCTAAGAGATCcagtttctgatttatttttttatacataggTACTGTATCTTCAGAGCAATGAAATGATTGCTTGATGGCTCATCAATCATTTCTGTTTGATTTCTTTGCTTTCATGCTGTGGTCATGCTTCAGGTCTGCCCTGGATTTGAGAAACCACCCTCTTTCATCAGCAGGAGACAACACCGGCCAAATTTCACATTCCTAGTTTAGGGTTAACAGAATACCAGATGGAAGCAACACACCAGGACTTGAGCCTGTCACTAACCCTGCTGCCCTGTGAAATCTGAACTGAATCACCTGACCGCATTTCTCATCACCAGCATGCATAAGTCAAGCCTGTAGTAAGTTTAGTACCAGGAGATGCTcatgacagacaaacacacacggGGGAAggaaatatgactcctattgcacagccatttcacccattccaggttttcctgtgTATAGGCAGCTAGCTCATGTGTGACTCATTAAAGCTTTtagtaatgggagtcttatttcagaTCCCTCTCTGGACAGGGAGTGGTCCATGGTCCCCGATTCCAGAACCATCCGTCCGGGAAGGAACTTGAGACTGGTTGGGTTCGGAGTGTCCTGGGTCTGGATAAACATGCCTCTCGCTGTGTGGGGGATGGGTTAGAGAAGCAGAGAGGTGAACCCCATACTTCTGATCTTTCACTGCTAGGACAAATCTTGCAATACTTGAACAAACTTTGCttgaaatttatttaaaatgacaaaagtgaCCTTATCAAAAATTTATCAACAACCCAGCAAATGTTTTGCGATACATCTCTGTATATGTACCTTACAGTGGCCTCTATAGTGTAGTCCTAACACCACTAAAATAGATTTTTCCTTAACCAGAATTTAGACAAATCCCCATTTTATTTCTATACTGATATTCTAACCACACATAAATGGGCAATTTGTCTCGTTTCCACAAAGCACCTGACTCCACCTTCTTGAAGCAGCGATAGAAGCAGGCTCCTAATGCTCTTTGCGCTGCATCCAGGGGGCTGCTGACAATCAGACATGTGACTTCGCTCACCTGTTCTAGGTGTTGCGGCTGGACGGAGTCCAGGGTAGTGCAAGCAACTCCCTGTGTACAGCAATGACTCCCCTACCTGGAACACGTGAAGCTGGCTGGAGGAGCTGCAGTCTCCTGGGGTTTGCATGCTGTGGATTCAAGGTAATCCCAGAGTAATACCGGCGCCCAATCAGTGAAGCGGGGGAGGATCTGAAAGAAGCACACACGCATCTTGAACACAGCCAGGCTGTTGTAAATGCAACACGTTTAGACACAAACCT from Polyodon spathula isolate WHYD16114869_AA chromosome 31, ASM1765450v1, whole genome shotgun sequence encodes:
- the LOC121303046 gene encoding NFU1 iron-sulfur cluster scaffold homolog, mitochondrial-like, with translation MADLLPAAPSDEDDEVVSLIKELLDTRIRPTVQEDGGDVLYRGFEEGIVKLKLQGSCTSCPSSIVTLRSGIQNMLQFYIPEVEGVEQVKEEDEEEQGVQS